The Bubalus kerabau isolate K-KA32 ecotype Philippines breed swamp buffalo chromosome 16, PCC_UOA_SB_1v2, whole genome shotgun sequence genome includes a region encoding these proteins:
- the TPST2 gene encoding protein-tyrosine sulfotransferase 2, with product MRLSVRRALLAAGLALALVLAVHLGQRVLECQAVLGGPRGPRRTMRPEQEDLMMVGADHVEYRYGKAMPLIFVGGVPRSGTTLMRAMLDAHPEVRCGEETRIIPRVLAMRQAWSKSGREKLRLDEAGVTDEVLDAAMQAFILEVIAKHGEPARVLCNKDPFTLKSSVYLSRLFPNSKFLLMVRDGRASVHSMITRKVTIAGFDLSSYRDCLTKWNKAIEVMYAQCMEVGKDKCLPVYYEQLVLHPRRSLKVILDFLGIAWSDAVLHHEDLIGKPGGVSLSKIERSTDQVIKPVNLEALSKWTGHIPGDVLRDMAQIAPMLARLGYDPYANPPNYGNPDPIVINNTHRVLKGDYKTPANLKGYFQVNPNSTSSHLGSS from the exons ATGCGCCTGTCGGTGCGGAGGGCGCTGCTGGCAGCcggcctggccctggccctggtgCTGGCCGTCCACCTGGGGCAGCGGGTGCTGGAGTGCCAGGCGGTGCTGGGGGGCCCGCGGGGCCCCCGGCGGACCATGCGGCCCGAGCAGGAGGACCTTATGATGGTGGGCGCGGACCACGTGGAGTACCGCTACGGCAAGGCCATGCCGCTCATCTTCGTCGGGGGCGTGCCCCGGAGCGGCACCACGCTGATGCGGGCCATGCTGGACGCGCACCCCGAGGTGCGCTGCGGCGAGGAGACCCGCATCATCCCGCGCGTGCTGGCCATGCGCCAGGCCTGGTCCAAGTCGGGCCGGGAGAAGCTGCGGCTGGACGAGGCGGGCGTGACGGACGAGGTGCTGGACGCCGCCATGCAGGCCTTCATCCTGGAGGTGATCGCCAAGCACGGCGAGCCGGCCCGTGTCCTCTGCAACAAGGACCCCTTCACGCTCAAGTCCTCCGTCTACCTGTCGCGCCTCTTCCCCAACTCTAAGTTCCTGCTCATGGTGCGCGACGGCCGGGCCTCAGTGCACTCCATGATCACCCGCAAGGTCACCATCGCTGGCTTCGACCTCAGCAGCTACCGCGACTGCCTCACCAAGTGGAACAAGGCCATCGAGGTGATGTACGCGCAGTGCATGGAGGTGGGCAAGGACAAGTGCCTGCCTGTATACTACGAGCAGCTGGTGCTGCACCCCCGGCGCTCCCTCAAGGTCATCCTCGACTTCCTGGGCATCGCCTGGAGCGACGCTGTCCTGCACCACGAGGACCTCATCGGCAAGCCGGGCGGCGTCTCCCTGTCCAA gaTTGAACGATCCACAGACCAGGTCATCAAGCCCGTGAACCTGGAAGCTCTCTCCAAGTGGACTGGCCACATCCCTGGGGACGTGTTGAGGGACATGGCCCAGATCGCCCCCATGCTGGCCCGGCTCGGCTATGACCCCTATGCAAACCCGCCCAACTACGGCAACCCCGACCCCATTGTCATCAACAACACACACCGG gTCTTGAAAGGGGACTATAAAACACCAGCCAATCTGAAAGGCTATTTTCAG GTGAACCCGAACAGCACCTCCTCCCACCTAGGAAGCTCATGA